The following proteins are encoded in a genomic region of Arachis stenosperma cultivar V10309 chromosome 4, arast.V10309.gnm1.PFL2, whole genome shotgun sequence:
- the LOC130974148 gene encoding dirigent protein 9, with translation MANGFCIFFFLFTIFSVAYSARNLDEINPQPQQPVGNLPGPGVATIPSVTTGPVPTTPQITPVVAATPATATATATATGPATGDSGVEDANAGTGIEVTNAGPPVASPANEGTPAELPQPQAQVPAIPEATPQSKEPSLSFFMHDILGGSQPSARVVAGIIASTDVTGLPFSKANNNIFPISGGIPLVNPKLNGIITNNNLPLLVGLSGGQASPVFKNSGTGNTVTGSSTQPFITAGNLPAGLTVQKLMFGSVTVIDDQLTEGPELGSAVIGKGQGFYLASSLDGSSKTIVLTILMHGESENHNNGIEDTISFFGIHRTASTESEVAVIGGTGKYENAKGYATVETLLKEDQHTTDGVDTILNFNVYLSE, from the coding sequence ATGGCCAATGGTTTTTGCATCTTTTTCTTCCTGTTCACAATATTTTCAGTTGCTTACTCCGCAAGAAATCTAGATGAAATTAATCCCCAACCCCAACAACCCGTAGGCAATCTACCAGGACCTGGAGTTGCTACCATTCCTTCAGTCACAACAGGACCAGTTCCCACCACACCCCAAATAACTCCAGTCGTAGCCGCAACCCCAGCCACAGCCACCGCCACTGCCACTGCCACTGGTCCTGCAACCGGAGATTCAGGTGTTGAAGATGCCAATGCGGGCACAGGCATTGAAGTTACCAATGCAGGCCCACCAGTGGCTAGTCCGGCTAACGAGGGAACTCCGGCCGAACTTCCACAACCACAAGCCCAAGTCCCGGCCATCCCTGAAGCAACACCACAATCAAAAGAGCCGTCACTTTCTTTCTTCATGCATGACATCCTTGGAGGATCACAACCATCAGCCAGAGTAGTGGCCGGAATCATCGCGAGCACCGATGTAACCGGCCTACCATTCTCAAAAGCCAACAACAATATCTTCCCAATAAGTGGAGGAATCCCACTAGTTAACCCCAAACTCAATGGAATCATCACCAATAACAATTTGCCACTCCTTGTAGGCCTAAGTGGTGGACAAGCCTCCCCTGTGTTCAAAAATAGTGGTACCGGCAACACGGTTACAGGAAGCAGTACCCAGCCGTTTATCACGGCTGGGAACCTCCCGGCTGGGTTGACGGTCCAAAAACTCATGTTTGGCTCTGTGACTGTGATTGATGACCAATTAACAGAAGGGCCAGAGCTAGGTTCTGCTGTGATTGGAAAGGGACAAGGATTCTACTTGGCTAGTTCATTGGATGGTTCAAGCAAAACAATTGTGCTTACAATTTTGATGCATGGTGAAAGTGAGAATCACAACAATGGAATTGAGGATACTATAAGTTTCTTTGGGATTCATAGGACTGCATCAACAGAATCTGAGGTAGCAGTGATTGGTGGAACTGGTAAGTATGAGAATGCTAAAGGGTATGCTACTGTGGAAACACTTCTCAAGGAGGATCAGCATACCACAGATGGGGTTGATACCATACTCAATTTCAATGTCTATCTTTCTGAGTAG